ATCCCCGTCAAGGCCGGGGCGAGGTCCGTTTCCCGGAGCGCCGCGCCCGCTTCCTCCTTCTCGACCGCGCCCTGCCCGCGCGGCCGGGGACGCTGGGCGTCCGGCCGTGAGCGCCCCCCCGCACGTCGGCGGCGGGAGCGGCGTGGAGGCGTGATGCGAGTTCATCTCGTGGATGGGACGTACGAGCTCTTCCGCTCCCACTTCGGGGCGCCCCCGGCTTCCGCCCCCGACGGGACGGAGGTGGGCGCCACCCGCGGCCTGTTGCGCTCGCTCCTGGCCCTCTTGCGCGAGGACGGCGTCACCCACGTGGCCTGCGCCTTCGACCACGTCATCGAGTCCTTCCGGAACCGCCTCTTCGTGGGCTACAAGACCGGCGAGGGCGTGCCCGAGGAGCTGATGGCTCAGTTCCCCCTCGCCGAACGGGCCGCGCAGGCCTTGGGCCTCGTGACCTGGCCCATGGTCGAGTTCGAGGCGGACGATGCGATGGCCAGCGCGGCCGCCCGCTTCGCGGACCTCCCCGGTGTGGAGGAGGTCCTGCTGTGCACGCCGGACAAGGACCTGGCCCAGTGCGTGCGCGGAGAGCATGTCGTCTGCTTCGATCGCCTGAGGCGCCGCCGGCTCGACGAGGTGGGCGTGATGGGGAAATTCGGTGTGCTCCCCGCCTCCATACCCGATTGGCTCGCCCTCGTGGGCGACGACGCGGATGGGATCCCGGGCCTCGAGAGATGGGGGGCCAAGTCGGCCTCCGCGGTCCTGGCCCGGTACCGTCACCTGGAAGGGATCCCCGACGACGAGAGAGACTGGGAGGTGACGGTCCGGGGGGCTCCGGCCCTGGGCCGGAGCCTGCGCGAGGGCCGGGTGCAGGCCGGGCTCTACCGGCTGCTGGCCACCCTCCGTACGGACGTCCCCCTGGTCGAGAGCCTGGAGGATCTGCGTTGGAAGGGCGGGCGCCGGAAGGACCTGGAGGATCTCGGCCGAGACCTGGGGGAGACTGATCTCGTCGCGCGCGTGCCGCTCTTCAGGGAGGACGATTGACACCGGCCGGGCCGGGGGGAAAACTCGGGGCATGACGCTCACGATCGGGCTCTAGTGGGGGCCATGCCGCGGCTTGAGGTCCTCCGCACGTATCTCGAAATGACCGATCCCGGTCAGCTCACGCCGGCCACGGACCCCGCTTCAGAGGCCCATCTCCAGCGGCTCGGCCAGTGCCCCGCCTCGTTCTACCGGTACCTCTACACCGAGGTGGGCCGGCGCTACCATTGGGTGGACCGCCTCCCCTGGAGCGACGACCGCATCCGGGCCCATCTCGCCGATCCTGCGATCTCGGTGTGGCTTCTTTCGGTGGCGGGCGCGCCCGGCGGGTACTTCGAGCTCCGAGGGCCCGAGGACGGCTCGGTGGAGATCGCGTACTTCGGCCTCCTGCCGGAATTCTTGGGCCGCGGCCTCGGAAAGTACTTGCTCACGGCGGCGACGCGGGAAGCCTGGGCCTTGGGTGCCCGGCGCCTCTGGCTCCACACCTGCAGCCTCGACGACCCCGCGGCCCTCCCCAACTACGTTCGGGGCGGGTTCCGGCCATTCAGGCAGGAGACCTATTGGGTCGAGACTCCGGCCGACCTCGGGGGCGCGTGAGGTTTCCCCGCCTTGCGGACCCCATCGAAAAGTGAAACGGACGCCTTATCGACCCCATTGAGAGGCGGAAAAAGCCTTTGGCGATCGTTCGTTAGGGGTCCCATCCTGACTGGTTTTGTGTCAATATATGGGTTAGGAAGCGATGACGACCACAAGATCTAGCGCTTTTACCCTTGACACACCGTCGGCACTTGCCCATAATCGCCGTCACTTTCGGGTCTCTTAAGACTTGCTGTGGGCCGATAGCACTTTGGAGGGCGGCCCGTCGGCTCCGCAGGAACAACTAGGCACGTAGGAGGAAACCCATGTCGACCCATCCCGTGGAGAACGCCCGAGCTGAGGCCCGCACCTCTGCCCCTGAAAAGCGAACCGGCCTCAGCTTCCGGCGGCACTTCACGAAGGCGGGGAGACACCCCTACGACGAGCTGACCTGGGAGCAGCGCTCGGCCGTCATCAACGACGAGCGCGGGCAGCCGGTCTTCGAGCAGCATGGGATCGAGGTTCCGAGTACTTGGAGCCAAACCGCCACCAACATCGTGGCCTCCAAGTACTTCCGCGGACAGATTGAATCACCCCAGCGGGAGCGGAGCGTGAAGGGCCTCATCTCCCGCGTCGTGGACACCATCAGGAGTTGGGGAGACG
This is a stretch of genomic DNA from Vicinamibacteria bacterium. It encodes these proteins:
- a CDS encoding 5'-3' exonuclease H3TH domain-containing protein, whose translation is MRVHLVDGTYELFRSHFGAPPASAPDGTEVGATRGLLRSLLALLREDGVTHVACAFDHVIESFRNRLFVGYKTGEGVPEELMAQFPLAERAAQALGLVTWPMVEFEADDAMASAAARFADLPGVEEVLLCTPDKDLAQCVRGEHVVCFDRLRRRRLDEVGVMGKFGVLPASIPDWLALVGDDADGIPGLERWGAKSASAVLARYRHLEGIPDDERDWEVTVRGAPALGRSLREGRVQAGLYRLLATLRTDVPLVESLEDLRWKGGRRKDLEDLGRDLGETDLVARVPLFREDD
- a CDS encoding GNAT family N-acetyltransferase; its protein translation is MPRLEVLRTYLEMTDPGQLTPATDPASEAHLQRLGQCPASFYRYLYTEVGRRYHWVDRLPWSDDRIRAHLADPAISVWLLSVAGAPGGYFELRGPEDGSVEIAYFGLLPEFLGRGLGKYLLTAATREAWALGARRLWLHTCSLDDPAALPNYVRGGFRPFRQETYWVETPADLGGA